ttgAAACATTTGCTAAATTTGAAAAGCATTTTGCATTTTATGGTAAATCCTGACGTCtaggatttttttcattttcagcacaccaaaatgcatagaaattagttgaaaataatcaaacagctttttagtcgcagatcagttatttttaaattttgggtgttttttttttaccgtaaAAGAGAATCACATGTGTAGTTCCATCCCTCTCGGATACAAACATTGGGGACACGATTTTGCTGTCtctattttattataaaatagtTTACAGAAAACAATAGAaccaaaatatagaaaaaatatttatatatcaaaaattttttttataaaaacttATATTAACAACTTTATAAAATAGATAATTCAGAATGTACAAGTTATACAAGTAATTTTCTAGATTTTATTTGCGTAAAGGAAATACACATTAAAGGTTTATCAACCAGCACTCAGCTAAAGCACCGTAATGTTTCAAATGATCTAATTTTTGTAAACCCTATAGTGGTGCTTTTCCATAAATGGAGAGTCAATTAAATGTTTTCTCCTCTCTGACAAAAGCTATGACATCATTCATAATGTCAAAAAGAAAATTTTGGTAAATTGGCTTATACAGTGCCTTGGTAATCCATGACCTTTGACCTTTACAGGCATCCAATTTCTGTGTCATGGTATCTAAATCATCTCCACTTGAAGCATTTTGTACCTCTGCCTTAACCCTATGGACATTTCTGTTATGGTCAAGGGCTGCCAGTTGTGTGCGTGCTACCATGGAGTCCATGAAGAAATGCAATGTCTTTGGACGATATTTAAGGCAAGTGCCATGGTATATCTCTAACTCTCCTGTGTGACACGAGAAGGACAGTTGTTTTAGGTCACTTAATAGACTGGTATTTTCAACTATCTTTTTGAGTTGTTCATAGGCGGCCGAATCTTTCTGTAACCAGTTTGTACTGTTCACCACATCTTCCGGGAGAGGTGGATGATGACATGCTTTACAGTCACTATCACCATCCCACTCATGAACATTGGAGACATGTTGAATAACTGATTTCCATTTTTGGATTAGCAAATCAGGGTTTCTACAACATGTGTGAGAACTCCACCAAATATGGTTTCTGATTGCCTCCACCCATTGATATAAGATTTCACAGTCTTTATGTTTGGCTGCCATTAAAACTTCATTGCCAATTGATTTGGATAGGTGCCACATGTCTACTCGATGTAGGATATTCGGATAATTGTCCTTTAGAACCTCCTGAATAGCCACACTTCGGTCAGTAACAATCATTTTCACATCAACATTCATAATCTGGAGCTCATCCATGGCCTTTTGAAATCCTGTTTTTTCTAGGCAGTCCAAAGTCACTTGTGGATTAACCGGTTCCACTGAAAATGAACAAATTTTTTTGCTAGCCACGTCCAACAAAGAGTATATAGAATACTTGGCTGAATACCCAGGCTTGTCCAATTGTTGATCTCCTGCCAAGCAAAGTGGCCTTTCCTGGGCACCTCGGATAACTTCTTTCTGTTCCTCCTTCCAGTGATGACTGATGGCCGGAAACAGGTACATATATTGATTTTTATGATGGGTAGTTTTGTCTATTGATTTCAAATTGAGCAACTTAAACATATGCTGGGATTTTAGAAAGCTTGAACCACTAAACAGCACCGCAGCAGATAACAGAACATTACCCAGTGGTTGATATCCATGTCTTGGCTGGCTTTCCCACAGTAAACTTGTATGGCCCGAACTGCAGCGTACTTCTATTGACAAATGTGATCCAGTAGTTTCCTTTCTGTATTGTGTAAGTGGTGACatacattttgttttggacatacAAGGTATCATCATTATCAGTTTTTTGAGACAGGATTCAAAAACAATATACTTTTCTTCTTCAACAGGATTCTCCACTGGTGAATCCAAGTCCTGGAAGACATATTTAATGTCATCTTCATCCTCTGCATCACTTGGAACCAAGAATGATTCATCTTCATCCTCACTTAATTCATCAATATGAAAAGCAGAGTCATTCAGTTCCTCTGGTTCATCATCAGTTTGTACAGCCGATGTCTCCCATGAAGTTGGGTTTCTGTAAACTGGAGCTAAAGGTTCACTTTTAATATGTGAAATCTTTTCAACTTTGGGATTCTGAAATAGAAAATGAGTAGGATTTTTTGAAGAAGGAGAAATTGGAAATTGATTCTCTTTTGTTTTTATATTGGGTTCAATTTTCATTTTAGTAATGTCAAAATGTGGTATGAAAGGTGTTGAAAATAGAACTGCTTGTCCTGCAGATGATTTATATTCTTCTTTACTATGTATtgcttgttttttatttattgtagGTACAGATACATCCATTTCAGAATCTGATAAGATTTCCACTTTAACAAGATCTAAATTAACCTTTTCCAAAACTTCATGTGGATCATAGCCATCGTCACTTGACCTGGAAGGACTGCAGTCACTAATTCCTGTGTGTTCTGGGCTAGCAAGAGACACAGTTGATTCGGAGTCGGTTGGTGCACTTGGAAGTAACAAGGTGCACATAATTTTACGATTTCTTCTATGCATTTTAGTTTGGGTTTGTGCATTTCTTCTCCTATACATGTGGTCAGTGGCAACACAGCAACTTTTTCTATTTGTGAAGAAATCAGTGTTCACACTTTTGTCAACCATTAAAGGCTTCTGAATCAGATGAGTTCGTTGAGGCAACGGAGCGCTGCTTGGTACAAAATAAAGTTTACCTGTATTAACAGATGTTTGGCTCGTACAAGGGCTAGGCAAAATACTTGGTTTTGAAGAGGATGGAGTACTACGTTCCAAGGAAACAATATTTTCCTCCAGTTTCCTTTTCTTTGATGATGGCGGACAATCAACGATGGCAGTTTGTGAAGTAGGTGTCTTAAGTGGAATATGGACAACAGATATAGAGGGTGGTTTTTGTGCCAAACCGGAAGTTGTTGTCGACTGTGTCACAGAGGAAGCATTTCCAGAAACTGGAACAATGGAGCATGGCTTTGTTTCACTAACAACAGTCAAGGGAATACTGATTGGTGAAGCGCTCATAGTTATATGGGGTGGTTTGTTAAATCCAGAGGTAGGGATTACTTGACTTGATGCTGGGCATAAGGATATGATCGGACAGGAAGATGTGGCGTTATACAAAGTCTTGGTGCTTGAAGATGTAGCTTCCGTCCTGGGTTTGGTATCTAAAGGCAAGCTGGAATTAGTGATAATAGTGGAAGAATTCTGCAGAAATATGACAGAGGCTGAAGCACTTTTCTGCAAGTTAGCAGGTACTGGCTTTTTTCCTTGACCACCatgggatgatgatgatgatgatgatgatgatgtaagTCCTGATACTGCAGATGTACTTTGTTGAACACACGATGACGACGACGATGACACTGGTACTTCCAAAATGGATGAGGTAGAAGGTGTCGACACAGATGACTGCGGACTTACAACAGACAAGACAGATTGCATTTGTGTGGCCTTACACATAGTAGTGGTTGCAGTCGGTTGAATAGTCACTGATCTGCTACTAACTACAGAATTAGATTTTTGACTAATTTCACATGTTTTAAAAATAACAGGCTGAGGATGCACAGGGACTAAAGTCATTTGCTGAATGGTGGATTGTGAGGATGCTTTTCGATTAACAACTGGAAACTCAACCCGATATGTACATACTGCACCAGAATCAGATTGTTTCTGGTTGGCAGTAGGTGGAAAAGAAAAGATGTGTTGCTTACTAGAAGAGCTTGATGATCCTGATACTGAAGGAATATTTGCAGATACTATAGTTATTGATGGAACTGTAGATTGTTTTGAATCAAAAATCGTAGGAAGGGCATCCTTTCTTAAAATCCTCCGATAACCATCATAGTGGTAACTGTCATCTGTGAAGTGTAAGGAACACATTCTATATGTGTCATATACTTTTCCTAGATATACTTTCACAACCATCTCGTCAATTTCAATGCCATATTGTCCTGTTTGTAGCAGCCAAAGCTTGATTTTTTCAGGCTCTCTTGGAAAACCGTGAAGAATTCTAGAAGGATCAGTCTTCTTCTTCGCATGACCACAACCTCGTACAACACAGGATGGCATGATGAGATGGctaaataagaaagaaaaaaatattcaaataCGCCTTTAAAATCCATCATACATTAAAAGATATTGGAAAATAGAAATAATTTTTTAAGAATATTATATGAACACTTAGGTAACTGGTGGACAGAGTTGGCCACATAATAATTGACTTATAAGGGTCAGGACCATATTGGACTTTTGTTTTAAATACCTGGCAACCAGGGAAATTGAATCAATGGCTCAATCTTATGTATCAGTATAAATGTTGTAATATATTGACTCTTGCTCTTTTACTGCTTTGACCTAGTAGGTGCTTTTAATGAAATGGGTTACCGGTTTTCAGCAGTCTAAGATGCTATGCTGAAACACAtaagccatgctgactgcactCTGTAGTCGGATTATGCCATGATGAACCGAATGAAGAATGCATATCGTGCCTATGCCGTGCCTGGTGCTAGATCGTTTTGTTGTGGATTCATATTGCCCTTGATCTGGGCCTTTTCTTGCACATGCACTGAAGGATTAAGGAAGCTGTGAGCCACCTACTGCAGTTGCTTTTGTTTGTTTCACTTACAGGAGTTGTCCCACTTCAGAATTttttgctgtaggaagcagacagcactgtacattgctcagtggcccaggttggtccTGCAGACCTattattcacttcaataagactcaGCTAGCAGCATTAACCCAAACCACTGAGCAAAGtatggtgctgtctgcttcttgcagcaaaacatcttgaagtaggacaacccctttaagataaaatgATGGTTTTACTGTGACCTCAATATTTCCCTATAGGGGGTTAAGTGTATGTATTACCTTCGGtttgtgaagaaaaaaagataaaaaatggaaaaagttccGTGATCTTGTTTACACAGGAGGAATATTAACCACTTAGAGACcgccccatagtctttttacgtcctggctttgtaggctttaatccccaaggCCATAAAAACACGCTCGCCCTAAGGATTCAAGCCGCAGGGGCTGTGGATGTGATAGCTCCCTGCTGTCGGCTGCCAGAAGTAGCAGACAATCTGAAGcaatcatgggggggggggggggccatgcagtggataacagtgatcgcatgaaagttaataaaaagtgaaaaaagttcaagtttcagctcccctcacggataggatccataaggggagctgaaacttctcACTTGCgttctctgcgatgtcccggagcgttctggtccttccaggtgTGCATGCGTGCCAGACATAAAATCTGCCTGCTCTCGGCTAGCATGAATAGCCGAGAACAGGGAGATGTCCTTGGGAGacactgtatgcggttcctggtcacatgatcgccggtcaCTTGTAAAGtgcaaaaaactgtaaaaaaaagtttacgtttCATATCCGTGAagagagatgaaattacatacctaaagcccccagatttatctccGGACCTTACACCGGCTTCTGAGCGCATCACCAAAAtgacggacgcatgcacaaaagccacggattgccggggtaatttaaaatctccctgctcctagctaccaaacgtagcagagagcctggagatttcacgaagggggtgggggggtaggACACAGTACGCGGTCCTTGGTCAAGTggttgctgttatccaatggataacggcgatcatgtaatagCAAAAAAAGGTAAAAGTTGCACCTCGCGTCATGGATCCAATcctaaggcctccagcaatgTCCCCCAAGGAGATCTTTATCAGCGGACCCTTCCCTAGCTTcggcgcaagcgcagaagctgaggagggcccgggaaatttgaaaAATCTGCTTGCTCCTGCCTACTAccggtagcagagagcctggagcagtaatggataatggtgatcacgtaaaagttaacaaGAAGTTGAACTTTAATCTCCCCTTTCCGATGCAAttgatgaggggagatgaaacttcttaccggaggcctccccaattgaaccccgacgcgatcctcctccactgaccttccccagcttctgtgcatctGCCCGCCAGTAAAATgccaggcgcatgcgcagcagcaaGGTTGGGCCCAGGcaaattaaaatctccttgctggagcagtgaccagtggcctcgttcagcagtccccggtcacatgacaaaaaggtagcgatctaccttaggcgggtctcacatgaccaaatagaaattgcggattccgcatgcgtttgatcagcggtaatatgcagatcaatcaaatgcattagattacacaattccgctcacattagcgggtcggaattatgtaatccacttgcagaaaacagaacgcagcacattctattttaccgcggatatctgcaacatagagcccattgtgctctgtggTCATGGATATATCCggagcccatatgcaactacattgtgtacgggctgcaggtaactgtgtcatcgctaagtgttggtgtgggaaatacaaacaaaaaaaggtgtactgtgcatgaacgCCCTTGTGAGTagttacggccatgtgagcccggcattattcagatctctACCTGTAATGCCGACACAACTTACAAGAAGCCTCCTGCAGTTCCAGTAGCAGtttgttcagcgccttctgtgtgagaccgatGCACCTTAGCAAggttacaaagcctcacagagtgccactttttacaccccatccctgctgctgaggtcaagaaatacccccccaaaaaatgttggGTTTGAagcaagcatgagaggagggataACCGCTTTTATTGCCcccagctatacaccttttcccatgacatctctgcacctttcctccaatgcatcaccaactgtctgtctgctgtctctaacaccatgtcctctctttacctaaaactaaacctctctaaaactgacctcctggtgtttccaccctccactaaccgacctcatcctgacatctccatctcagtgtgtggcgccaccataactcctagacaacatgcccgctgccttggggtcatatttgactctgatctatcatttacaccctacatccaatctctggcccgaacatgtcagctgcacctcaagaacatcgcaagaatccgctcttttctcaccatagacacgctgaaaacgcttattgttgccctcatccactcacggctcgattattgcaactcgttgctgatcggcctcccctgcaccagactctaccctctccaatccatcctgaatgcggcagccaggctcatcttcctgtccagcagctactcggatgcctcttccctgtgccggtcactgcactggctgcccgttaaatacagaattcaatttaaactcgctaccttcatccacaaagccctccacagcgcagcgccccccctatattgcctccctcatctcaatccatcacccagcccaggctctccgctcggcaaacgaaactagactgcacacccccctaattcgaacttctcactcccgcctccaagacttctccagagcattaccagtcctctggaacgcacaaccaaaggctacccgggcaatccaggactcgaaaaacttcaggcgtgctctaaaaacgcacctcttcagggaggcataccgcatcctctaaacaaacccctctgtactccgcctgataacatgctccctgacctactgactccaatccctgctagccatcataaaccgctcctgcagtcatactgatcctgctgtcacatggctaaatgtctgaccattgtctgtatatagcatccctcactctccaccccgccatactgtgcacatctccagcccctttaccttctgtatcaccccactacgtGTAGTATgaaagctcgttggagcaggacactcacccctattgtttccaccaactgattacgattgtaaccgtggttctgtaattttttgtacttttgtctttctgtatccccctgtctatgtaagcgctgcggaatatgttggtgctatacaaataacgattattattattaagtgcCCATCCCAaacaggcctctgtaattactcgttttcagacataccacacagtttacattattacttttatctaagattaaggccccctgttcacggATGTTGCGGAATCCTGCGGTGAAGCTCCGCCGCGGAAGCcaccgccggtcagccctatctgatagataggctgaccgcggagaatcggggcaattcgcagcattttcaagtgcaagtcttcattcatatgtgtgctgtacaaaaaaagtttttcaaatgacacaattgcccaaaaaataaaaaatgccattttttccttctgcttcctttaaattcattcaaaaactgtggggtaaaaatacgcagtacacttgtagatgaattcgttaaggggtctagttttcaaaattgggtcatttgtggggggtttctatcatTTTGGGAGCTCAAGgagtctacaagtgggcaatggggcctgaaacaccttcaagcaaaatgtctgttctgaaagccaccggctgctcctttcgttttgggccccgttgtgcatatggacataatattagggccagaataggtatgtttctgaacacgggaaaaacaggggGGACCCATTatggggtacaagtcttcattcatatgtatgctgtacaaaaaaacccagttttgcTTATGGGAATAaagccattcaagtgaatgggttaATTTCCTAGGAGAGTTCTATCTGAACTTTTATCTAGAACTCGCATGTAAATACGGATTCAGGGTACTTCAATGGGAAACCGTATCGTAGTCTATAGCGCGCAAATATTCTCTGCACGTGGGATTTGAAACTCATGTTGACCCCTTTTTCGCATCAAGAAATCTGCAGGTGTATTTACCTATGGAAAAGGGCTAAATCCACACGTGTACCTGTGCCGATTACGTGCATGACAGCGGCAGAAATCCACAACACGGCTTATTCATACGAATGTATGCGTTACTACATTCACCGCTATGAGGCGTTTATTCGCATGAATTAAGAGAGGAGATTGCAAGAAGCTAGCCGAGCGATTGCCTTTTTCTGTGATCGAAATGCCGGTTCACACGCTCGCGCATTACACCCTTCCCGTAGAacagaatggcaattaaatgcctaattagggccagctgtcttgtTTTTCCTCTGTTGCACTCAGGgtaactcccgccccctcccatttttTTTCGCTGCCAAAGAAgtctatggctgggttcacactgggcagaatttcgccgcagcagatccgcctgcgTCCGCTAATCCCGggtttggccagccatgtggacgagatttctcagaaatctcgtccacacgggatggcgaatCTGCCACGGCAAAGTTGTCACGGATTCGCCGgccacagcatgttcattttttcttctgctgcggccgcgctctcctctatgggagtgccggcctcagcggaagagcaagcggccaggccgctttaaaacccgcggctaagtgccgcaggttttaaaGCAGCGGATTCCCATGCCCTAGCCTTAGGGAGCTTTCTGTGCAACACGGACAAAGATAAAGACCTaccccatttccctgaaaataagacataccctgaaaataagacatagcatgattttccagaatttttgaggatgcaaaatgatttttcaggctttttgaggatgcttgaaatataagccctactccaaaattaagccctgctaacggtTAATTTCAAGTCCattaaaatagtgtccaggcagctatacatgtaaaaaagttaaacctttttgaacaaaaattaacataagacactgtcttattttcaaggaaacacggtATCTTTTTGCAGACAAAGttctgcgtggaaaaaaaacacattggtcTGAAGTGCAGAGCCGGAGTGTCAGCGGTGACGCCTCTGTGAggttcgcacagaaataggacatgccgcgatttgtttactgtgcgagttttcacgcggtaaaatcgcagccgtctgcataggattgccatAGGCGTGCTtgcgtgcacgggcggaaattctgcgggaaatctcgctgtggaatttctgcccgtctgcattcacccttagggcttattcacacgaccgtatatcggctgggtattcacgccggccgatatacggcatccctctctgcagggggaggaggctggaagagccgggagcagtgctctgagctcccgcccccctctccactatttgcaatgagagggggccgGGCTAACTCCCAAAATTTAGCCCCTCTCTGtccctcccactgcaaatagtggagagggggcgggagctcagagcactgctcccgactcttccagcctcctccccctgcagagagggacaccgtatattggctcggcgtgaatacccggccgatatacggtcgactGAATAagcccagtaaaaaaaaaagttaggaaaAAAAAACCACTACATCCTGATTCAGTTTTACAcccaaaaatgcatgaaaattgagaagaaaaaaaaaagcacgatGCTTGTCATATCTTCCATAGCTGTAAATTATTACGGGGTTAATAACTCTACACTGCGGCTCGTACTGGGGCAAATTAACAGCAAAaacagaaataataaaaaaaaaaacacgcttttTTTAAAAGACCATGTGAGCCTTCGGTCTCCTGTGCGCAAAACAGCGGATAGAacgcatttaattcaatgggttagttcacgtTTTTTGCATTTCAATCGCGCCAAAAAGAACCCCCCAGCACACTTTACTTTtcagcacatttgcgcaccaaaggtctccatagaagtcaatgtggggtGTGCCATATGCAATAAGATGTGTAATACTCGGTGTTATTCTGACGCTGCGTTTTTGTTTGCCCCGCGCAAAAAgggcagtaaaatacgccaacatgcacgcaaaaaaaagtcATTGTTCGCTCCGCTAAAATGCAGCGCTCAGGGCGTAAGACGTTACAGAGAAATTATCTTTTATGAGGAGTTTCTATCTCTTTAGGGACTTTATTACTTAGTaataccagcagcaatatatgtgtgtaatatatatattataacatgTACCACATACTTATAACACTATATACTTATAATTTATAGCGTTCTCATAGAATATATAATCCCATGCATGTATACAGTGGGCCGTGACGTATTAGCTCTGCCATACATACACAACACCGTAATCCCGCCAGTTACCTCAGCAGGCTGCGCCACTTATACTTCCGTACAAGCTAGAGTGGAGTTGCTGGAAGGAGGTATGACGTCACAAGGACACTCGCCAGTCACATGACTCTGTAGAGGCGGGCTCTGAATTGAGCAGTGTAGTAGATGGAGAGCAGCTCTGGAGGCACAGGGGCAGTGTTTGGGAATGGAGGCTCAGCTGATATGTGCATGTGGGGCTGTGTGAGATTGTGGGGCGCACAGGGTGGATAAGTGGAGGTTTTTGTGCAGCTTTTCTGCAGGCAATGAGGCATGACTTCTCTTAGGACACAATAGCCCCCCCCACAAACACCCCCTTCCCTGctatgcgtatttgtgcatcgcgtattgcgtattttactgtgtgcacaaaaaaactcgtaataaggccgcctgcacacgggtggaaatcccgcggcgggatttccgccactaaaagtttgcataggagtgcattacaatacgcactcctatgcagacggccgcgcgaaatctcgcgtggcaaacaaaccgcggcatgtcctatttttgtgcggggctcgcactcacccggccgccggctccgggctgcgcggcagccggcatatgaaagagccggggccgccaggcgctggTGAGTATGCcgtcgtctctgcaggctctcgggtcgggtcccgcggcaagaattctcgctgccggatccgacccgctcgtttgcaggcggcctaaagctttCAGCCATTGAAAAGACCAATTCGCTTAATGAGTTCAAGAAGTGTTAAGCAGCAAAATAGGTAGGAGATCACCTAGGAGATgaaggaggagacttataaggccatgcaagctcctctgggaaatatatgcaaataatgaagatagaacaatacctctgcagcaccacctcttggatggcagcattcctgcaaatcgatGTCTAACCCtatatacaggtctttataacaatagaTTGAGAATGACCAAAATAGAACgtgttgcgtatttttttgcgtgatagaattgtgcacgcaaaatacgcccatgtgaatgagcccattgaaatccatgggttctattttctgcatactgCACACGCAAATTTTTCATGTGCAGATACGCATacaaatatgttcgtgtgaatccggcctaagatCAGGGAGTCTTAAGCAGAACTACTGTTTTCCTGaagataagaccctgtcttatattactttttgccctaaaagaggtactaggtcttatttttgggtcagtctaattttacttacctagcaggctcggtgcaTGTCTATCACGCTGCTCTCCAGAGGTCTGCGCTGTTGGCtagccgcagctcagccaattcatatatcccacctccacaaagcgatggctgtgattggttcattaaaggggttgtctcgcggcagcaagtggggttatacacttctgtatggccatattaatgcactttgtaatgtacatcgtgcattaaatatgagccatacagaagttattcac
The Eleutherodactylus coqui strain aEleCoq1 chromosome 11, aEleCoq1.hap1, whole genome shotgun sequence genome window above contains:
- the LOC136582104 gene encoding serine-rich adhesin for platelets-like — its product is MPSCVVRGCGHAKKKTDPSRILHGFPREPEKIKLWLLQTGQYGIEIDEMVVKVYLGKVYDTYRMCSLHFTDDSYHYDGYRRILRKDALPTIFDSKQSTVPSITIVSANIPSVSGSSSSSSKQHIFSFPPTANQKQSDSGAVCTYRVEFPVVNRKASSQSTIQQMTLVPVHPQPVIFKTCEISQKSNSVVSSRSVTIQPTATTTMCKATQMQSVLSVVSPQSSVSTPSTSSILEVPVSSSSSSCVQQSTSAVSGLTSSSSSSSSSHGGQGKKPVPANLQKSASASVIFLQNSSTIITNSSLPLDTKPRTEATSSSTKTLYNATSSCPIISLCPASSQVIPTSGFNKPPHITMSASPISIPLTVVSETKPCSIVPVSGNASSVTQSTTTSGLAQKPPSISVVHIPLKTPTSQTAIVDCPPSSKKRKLEENIVSLERSTPSSSKPSILPSPCTSQTSVNTGKLYFVPSSAPLPQRTHLIQKPLMVDKSVNTDFFTNRKSCCVATDHMYRRRNAQTQTKMHRRNRKIMCTLLLPSAPTDSESTVSLASPEHTGISDCSPSRSSDDGYDPHEVLEKVNLDLVKVEILSDSEMDVSVPTINKKQAIHSKEEYKSSAGQAVLFSTPFIPHFDITKMKIEPNIKTKENQFPISPSSKNPTHFLFQNPKVEKISHIKSEPLAPVYRNPTSWETSAVQTDDEPEELNDSAFHIDELSEDEDESFLVPSDAEDEDDIKYVFQDLDSPVENPVEEEKYIVFESCLKKLIMMIPCMSKTKCMSPLTQYRKETTGSHLSIEVRCSSGHTSLLWESQPRHGYQPLGNVLLSAAVLFSGSSFLKSQHMFKLLNLKSIDKTTHHKNQYMYLFPAISHHWKEEQKEVIRGAQERPLCLAGDQQLDKPGYSAKYSIYSLLDVASKKICSFSVEPVNPQVTLDCLEKTGFQKAMDELQIMNVDVKMIVTDRSVAIQEVLKDNYPNILHRVDMWHLSKSIGNEVLMAAKHKDCEILYQWVEAIRNHIWWSSHTCCRNPDLLIQKWKSVIQHVSNVHEWDGDSDCKACHHPPLPEDVVNSTNWLQKDSAAYEQLKKIVENTSLLSDLKQLSFSCHTGELEIYHGTCLKYRPKTLHFFMDSMVARTQLAALDHNRNVHRVKAEVQNASSGDDLDTMTQKLDACKGQRSWITKALYKPIYQNFLFDIMNDVIAFVREEKTFN